In Deltaproteobacteria bacterium, the sequence GTGCTCATTGAGGGAGATATAATCAGCCTGGACTTTGGGGTTTTCCACGCCGGGTACTATGGTGATGCGGCGATAACGGTCCCCGTGGGGAAGATAGCGGGGAGTGCGGCCGGGTTGTTGCAGACAACCGAGAGCGGTTTATACGCCGGCATCAAGGCGGCCAGGGCAGGCAACAGATTGGGGGATATTTCCTTTGCGGTTCAAAGTATAGTGGAAGCCGCTGGTTATTCAGTCGTAAGAGATTTTGTCGGCCATGGCATCGGGCGAAGCTTGCACGAAGATCCCCAGATACCGAATCATGGGGTGCGGGGCCGCGGCATAGAGCTTAGGGTCGGGATGGTTTTGGCGATCGAACCGATGGTCAACGCCGGGACTTATAGAGTTAAAGTAAAACCGGATGGTTGGACTGTGGTTACCGAAGACGCGGGTCTTTCCGCTCATTTTGAGCATTCGGTGGCAATTACTGAGGCGGGGCCGGCTATCCTGAGTCAGTTGCAGTAATGATAAGTAAAAAATGGTTATGATCCGGTATATGAGCGGCAGGTTATGGCAAAAGAAGAGGCAATCGAGGTTGAAGGTAAGGTAATAGAGCCGCTGCCCAATGCCATGTTCCGCGTGGAACTGGAGAACGGGTATAAGGTACTGGCGCATATCTCCGGGAAAATGCGGATGCATTTTATCAAGATTCTGCCGGGTGACAAGGTGACGGTGGAGTTGTCTCCCTACGACTTGTCGCGCGGGAGAATAATATACAGGACGAAATAAGGGTGTGGTCGAGGCTGGCGCCGTGACAGGTAGCGGCGGCGGCAGAACGTGCAATCGAGGTGATGCGGTGAAAGTCAGGTCGTCAATAAAAAAGATATGTGATAAATGTAAAATTCTCAAGCGGAAGGGCGTATTGAGAGTGATTTGCGAAAACCCCAAGCACAAGCAGCGGCAGGGGTAAGTCATTGAGTTTCTCCAGGAGGTAGTAAGGTGGCAAGAATTGCGGGGGTGGATTTACCCAAGAATAAAAGGATGGAGATCGCGCTTACTTATATATATGGTATTGGGCGCAGCAAGTCGGTCTATATCCTTGACAAAGCCGGTGTGAGCAACGATACCAAGACGGACAATCTTGCCGATTCGGAGATCACGGCCATAAGAAATGTTATTGACAAGGAACTCAAGGTGGAGGGCGACCTGAGGCGGGAGATATCAATGTCCATCAAGCGTCTCATGGACATCGGCGCCTACCGGGGCTTGCGACACCGCAAGGGACTGCCTGTCCGGGGGCAAAGGACAAGCACTAATGCGCGGACCAGAAAAGGACCGCGGCGGGCCGTGGCGTCCAAGAAGAAGTAGTAATATCAGATAAATGCAAGGTGTGAGATTGGCCGACAGGCTGAAATCATGGCAGATGGGTTGCAGATGGGTGATTAACCCGACCCGGAGGTAGAATGGCAAAGACAGTCAGGAAAACAGGCAAGAAGAAGGAAAAAAAGAATATTACCGAGGGTGTTGCGCATATCCAGTCCACATTCAATAATACCATTGTGACCATTACTGATCTCAGTGGCAATGTGATTGCCTGGTCATCCTCGGGAACGGAAGGATTTAAGGGGTCGCGGAAGAGCACTCCCTTTGCGGCCCAGATGGCGGCCGAGAGCGCCGTCAAGAAGGCTAAAGAACACGGATTAAGGAACGTGCAGGTGTTCGTGAAAGGTCCGGGGGCGGGAAGAGAGTCGGCGCTCAGGTCCCTGCAGTTGGCCGGTCTTAAAATCAGCCTCATCAGGGATGTTACTCCCGTTCCGCACAACGGCTGCCGTCCACCAAAAAGAAGAAGGGTGTAGCAAATAACAAACACCGCTGATCAATTGTCAATAGTCGGAATTGACAATTGATCAGCGGTAATAGATCACTGATCAGGGAGGCTTTTTTGGCAAGATATTTAGATTCCGCGTGCCGGTTATGCCGGAGAGAAGGACTGAAGTTATTTCTCAAAGGGGACAGGTGCTATAGTGAGAAGTGCGCCTTTGAGCGGCGGGGATATGCGCCGGGCGATCACGGTCAGATGCGCCGGAAGCAGCCGTCTGATTACGGCATCCAGTTGCGTGAGAAGCAGAAGCTCAAGAGGATGTACGGGCTGCTGGAAAAGCAGTTCCACGGCAGCTTTGAAACGGCCGAGAAAAAAAAGGGCATTACGGGCGCCAATCTTTTGATTGGTCTGGAGAGGCGTCTGGACAATATGGTTTTCCGCATGGGTTTTGCCAGTTCGAGAAATGAAGCGCGCCAGTTGGTCACGCATCGGCATTTCCTCGTGAATGGCAAGGCGGTGAATATACCTTCTTATCTGCTCAAGGCCGGGGACGAAATTACCCTGAAGGAAAAAAGCCGGAAAGTGGCCTGCATCCTGGAAGCCATGGGAACGGTGGCCAGGAGAGGCGTGCCGCAGTGGCTGGCGCTGAACAAAGAGGGTTTTCAAGCCAGTGTAAAGATGCTTCCTACCCGGGAAGAATTGACCATGCCGGTTCAGGAACAGTTGGTTGTTGAACTTTACTCGAAGTAAAGAATTGATGCCGCATAACAAGGGTAGGGAATAGAAATTATGCAAAAAAACTGGGATAGTCTCATCCGACCAAAGCGTATTGATATTGATGAAAGCACACATACCCGTTTTTATGGGGAGTTTAGCTGCCAGCCGTTAGAGCGGGGGTTCGGCATTACCTTGGGCAATGCCCTGCGGCGGGTCTTGCTGTCTTCCATCCAGGGGGCGGCAATAGTTTCCCTTCAGATTGACGGGGTGTTGCACGAATTTTCTACCGTGCCCGGAGTTAAGGAAGATGTGACGGACATCATCCTTAACTTGAAGGGAGTTCGGATGAAAATTCATCAGGACGGGCCGCAGGAGATAAGAATTGACGCCAAAAAAGCGGGCGTCGTCACGGCGGGCGATATCATAACGGATGGTACAGTGGAAATACTCAATCCCGACCATCACATTGCCACTCTTTCCGGAGAAGCGCCTTTTCGGGCTTTGATGGTTGCCAAGATGGGCAAGGGTTATATACCGGCCGGCAGTGGCAAGGATATTGATCAGCCTGAGGGCGTCATCAATATGGACGCCTTATTTTCGCCCGTAACAAAGGTCAATTATACGGTTACCTATGCGCGTGTTGGTCAGATCGCCGATTACGACAGGCTTATTCTGGAGGTCTGGACGGATGGCAGCGTGTTGCCGGAAGACGCAGTTGCTTATTCGGCCAAGATTTTGAAATATCAGCTTGATATATTGATCAATTTTGATGAAGCTGATGAAGAGGAAGAGCAACGGGGTGCGGAGGAAGGCGGTACTATTAATGATCAACTGCTGCGTCAGGTTGACGAACTGGAGCTTTCCGTAAGATCGGCCAATTGTCTGAAAAATGCCGGAATTAATATGATCGGGGAGCTCGTGCAAAAATCGGAAGCAGAGATGCTGAAGACCAAAAATTTTGGCCGCAAGTCTCTCAGTGAGATCAAGGAAGTGTTGGGTGAGCTGGGACTTGGTTTCGGTATGAAGCTTGGATAATCATATCGGCAGCGGTAGGGGCGCGTTTGAAACCTGCTCCTGCCGATCTGGGTGGGAAAGGAAGAATAGTAATGCTTTACGGGAAATCAGGCAGTAAACTGGGAAGAACGACGAGCCACAAAAAAGCCATGTTACGCAACATGGCAACTTCTATTATAAAGTATGAAAAGATTAGAACCACTGATTCGAAGGCCAGAGAAATAAAGAGGGTGGCCGATAAATTAGTGACGTTAGGCAAGAGAGGCGATCTTCATGCCCGGAGACAAGCCGCGTCTTTTGTAAGAGACCGGGCGATGGTGGGTAAACTGTTTGATGAATTGTCGGCTCGTTATCGCGACCGGGCCGGCGGTTATACGCGGGTCATCAAGGTGGGTTGCCGGATCGGCGATAATGCGCCCATGTCCATTGTAGAATTTATTCAATAAACGACGAGGGAACAATTCTTCCTCTGCTATCATCTCTGTTCAGTAGGGAGGAACGGGAAGATGGAGATCAGGGTCCTTGGTTGCCACGGATCGCAGCTTCCTGGTTATAATACGACCTGCTTTTTGCTGGACGGCAAGATCCTGCTGGACGGCGGGACCATCACATCAGTCCTCACTGCCGAAGAGCAACTAAACATCGAGTATGTTTTTGTCACCCATGCCCACCTCGATCACATCAGCGACATCATGTTTCTGGCCGACAACCTTTGCTATTCGCAAAGAGAACGGCCCTTAGTTGTTTTGAGCACCCCCCAGATCATCGCCACATTACGGTATTACCTGTTTAATGGTGTCATCTGGCCGGATTTCTCCGGCATTCCCAGTGCGGAAAATCCCGTTATAAAATTCGAGGCCATCTCACCGGGGGGAACCGTCACGACCGCCGGGTTGGACATTACCGCTGTCAAGGTCAGTCACTCTGTGGAAACGGTAGGTTATGTTATTGAAGCTGACGAGGGAACCGTCATCTTTATGGGTGATACCGGGCCTACGGATGAAATCTGGCGGATCGCCAGGAAGAAAAAGAAGAAGCTGCAGGCAGTATTCATTGAAACTTCTCTCCCCAACGACATGCAGACCCTGGCCGACATGACGGGGCACTTAACGCCTGCCTCCCTGGAGCAGGAGCTGAGTAAATTGGGCGATCTCAACGTTCCGATCTATCTATACCATATGAAGACCCATCTTCAGGAAGTGATAAGAGAAGAGCTGGCCCTCCTGATGAACGACAACCTGCGTGTCCTTGAGGATGGTCAGATCCTGCAAATCGGGGCGTTATGACCACCCCGGGCGATTACCTTTCCCAGTTGAACAGTTCAATTATTCGTTTAGGTCTCGGTCCGGTCCGGAAACTGCTGGCGTCTTTGCATAATCCCCAGAATCGCTACGCGAGCGTCCTGATCGGCGGCACAAACGGCAAAGGTTCCATCGCCGCTACGACGGCAGCCATTATGCAGGCAGCCGGCTACCGCGTCGGTCTCTATACCTCGCCGCATCTAATTGACATCCGGGAGCGAATTCGCGTCAACGGCGACATGATAGCCGTAAACGAACTGGATGGTCTGATTGACGAGGTGAGGGGACAGGTCGGCGAGGAGATTACCTATTTCGAATTTCTCACGGCGGTGGCCTTTCTGTATTTTTACCGGAGGCAGGTGGAGGTGGCAATCCTGGAAGTAGGTCTGGGGGGCAGGTTGGACGCAACCAACGTTGTTATCCCGGTTCTCTCTGTGATATCCAACATTTCCCTTGAACATGGTGATTATTTAGGCAAGGGGCTGGCGAATATAGCGCGGGAAAAGGGGGGGATTATCCCGGTCGGCGGGGTGTGCGTGACGGCGGCCAGGCAGAAGCCGGTGCGGGAGATACTCGCCGGGATCTGCCTTGACCGCCAGGCGCAGCTCTATCAGTTGGGTAGAGATATCAGCGTCCGACGCCACCATGACGGGACCTTCTCCTATCGGGGGATCAAGAAAAATTATCCGCGGTTGGCCTGTTCTCTCAGGGGAAGGCACCAGGTGGAAAATACCGCCCTGGCGCTGGCGGCCATAGAGCTGCTGGCGGACAGAGGCGGACTGCCTGTCAGTGACGCTGCCGTTTACCGGGGGATGCAGAACACCCGGTGGGAAGGACGGCTGGAGGTCCTGCAGTCGGATCCGCAAATTATCGTGGATGGCGGCCATAATCCGGCCGGGATCGCCGTCCTGGGCCGGGCCTTGCGGGAGGATTTCTCCTATCGCCGTCTGATCCTAATCTTTGGCGTGCTGCGGGATAAAAATTTCCAGTTGATGTTGAAAAAAATTGCGCCGCTGGCGGATGTGGTTATCATCACCCGGCCGGATACGGCAAGGGCCGTCCCGCCGGGCGAACTGACAGCAGCAGCCAGGCTTTATTGCGACCATGTCGAGATCGTCGCCGATACCCGTCAGGCCCTCTACAGGGCCATGGCGGTGGCCGCCAGGGAAGATTTGATCTGTGTTGCCGGGTCACTTTATCTGATCGGAGAAATCAAGCAGGCATACGCGGCGACGCATGCGTAGCCCCTGCATATGCCGACGCCACGAACTCAAGCTGGCTGACGGTGGTATAATGAATAAAATTTTCCCTTGGCATTTTATCTGTTTTCTCACGATCGTTTTCTGGGGCGCCGCCTTTTCCGGTTGGGCGTTGGAGGGGCTTCCCACGACAGGAGGGCCGTTCACCATTGAAGCCGACCGTATCTCCTACGACCAGGGGGAAGATATCTACCGTGCCTCGGGCCAGGTCAGCATTGTTTTTTCGGGCGGCACGCTGCGAGCTGATTCCGTAATGCTGGCCAAGGGCAGCAACACCGCCTCAGCCGAGGGCCGGGTAAGGCTCCAGACGGCAAGCGATCTCCTGGAAGGCGACAAGGTTGATTTTGATCTGACGACGAACACCGGGGTCGTATCTTACGGGAAGATGTTTATTGCCCGGAACCACTTCTATCTGAAGGGCGATAAGATTGAAAAAAGGGGGGAGGCCACCTACCGCATCCAAGGGGCGTGCCTGACCACCTGTGACGGCGAGACGCCGGACTGGCGCCTCACGGCCCGGGAAATGGACGTCACCGTAGATGGTTACGGAAAGCTCAGAGACGGCAAATTTTTCGCTAAAGATGTGCCTATTTTGTACCTCCCCTATTTCATTTTTCCCGCCAAAACGACGCGCCAGACCGGTTTTCTTTTCCCCAGGCTGGCCTACTCGCGCGATAAACTGGGTTGGGATACGGAGATTCCCTTCTATGTAGCCATCTCGAACAGCACCGATGCGACCTTTTATCAGCGCTACATGGATAAGCGAGGATTCAAGGAGGGCGCCGAGTTCCGGTACTTCCTCAATAAAGATTCCTATGGCACCATTTATGGCGATTACCTGCGCGACTCCGCCCAAATCACGGAACAGGCGGGAGCTCTGAGCAGAGACTGGCAGACGCCTCAGAACCGCTGGTCTTTCTACCTGCAAAATTATACCGCCCTGCAACCGGGTTTATACCTGCGGGCCGACATCGCGAAGGTTTCCGACAAATGGTATTTCCGGGATTTCTCCTCGCACAATTATTACCAGGACCATTACGCGCAGAATTCTGATGAACGCTTCCGCAGGGTGTCCTTTACAGCCGACGAATCCCTGGCTTTCCTGGAATCAAAAGTGCGCCTCGTTAAAGACTGGTCTTTATATAATCTCACGGCCCTCCTGAGCTATACGGATGATTTAACGAGAAATTCCAATGACGCCACCTTGCAGAAATATCCCGAGATTACCTTAAGCGGGGTGAAGCAATCTTTCCTGGGTACGCCCGTCAATTTTGTCCTGAATGCTTCCTACAGCGGCAATTACCGGCAGGCGGGACAGGGGGGTAATCTGGGCGATGTTAAGCCGGTTTTTTCGCTGCCCCTGGATGTGGGTGGCTTTTTCAGTTTGATACCGGAGGCGGAGGTCCGGGGGTCGTTCTGGGAAAGGAACGACGACCTGGTGACGGACGACAATAAGCGCGGCCAACGTACCGCCTATCGCCTGGGGATGGACGCGACGACGTCCTTTTTCCGTGATTTTACCCTGGCAGGCCAGGCAAAGGACCCAACGAAGGGCTCAACAAAGGACCCGGTCATGGATAAAATTCGCCATGAAATTAAACCGGAATTGATCTATACCTATCTCCCCTATGTAGAGCAGACAGACCTGCCTGATTTTGCAGACGTTATTGCCGAGCAGCATTCCGTCACAGCGGCCATCACCAATACGCTGGTGGCCAGGATGAAAGACAAGAACGGTGCGACGAGTTATCAGGAAATACTGCGCTTCAAGGTGGCCCAAGGTTATGACATCAAGGAGGCGAGGCGGAATGGCAATGGTTCTGTCGCTCCCCGGCGCCCCTTCGGCGGCGTAGATATGGAGCTGGACTTAACACCTTCTGCTGTCATTGCCTTTTACGTTCGCAACCGGCTCAATGTCAATTCCGGCCGCTGGGAGAAATCCAACTACGATCTCAAAATGACCGATACGCGGGGCGATACCGCGACGATAGGCTACCGCTATACAGCCGATTTACTGGAAGGAATCAATCTTTCCTTCCGGGCCTTTGTAACAAAATCCCTGGACCTGTCCTATGAGCTCAAGAGAAACTTGTTTGACGGGCAGGATATCAGCAATGTCGTCGGCTTTAACTACAGCCGCCAGTGCTGGAGCATCGGTTTAAGCTTTGCTGATGCGGCGAGCGACCGGACGGTAATGCTTTCCTTCTCCCTCAATGGTTTGGGCGGCGTGGGGAAAAAATAGGTAATTTATATGAGAATCCACCCCTTTACCAAAGGGGGGTTAAGGGGGGATTTT encodes:
- the map gene encoding type I methionyl aminopeptidase, with amino-acid sequence MVILKQPEEIEKIRASNRVVAEVLKELKKAVIPGITTRELDRLAESLSVSKKVRPAFKGYKGYPFSLCTSVNEEVVHGLPSDRVLIEGDIISLDFGVFHAGYYGDAAITVPVGKIAGSAAGLLQTTESGLYAGIKAARAGNRLGDISFAVQSIVEAAGYSVVRDFVGHGIGRSLHEDPQIPNHGVRGRGIELRVGMVLAIEPMVNAGTYRVKVKPDGWTVVTEDAGLSAHFEHSVAITEAGPAILSQLQ
- the infA gene encoding translation initiation factor IF-1 — protein: MAKEEAIEVEGKVIEPLPNAMFRVELENGYKVLAHISGKMRMHFIKILPGDKVTVELSPYDLSRGRIIYRTK
- the rpmJ gene encoding 50S ribosomal protein L36, producing MKVRSSIKKICDKCKILKRKGVLRVICENPKHKQRQG
- the rpsM gene encoding 30S ribosomal protein S13, which produces MARIAGVDLPKNKRMEIALTYIYGIGRSKSVYILDKAGVSNDTKTDNLADSEITAIRNVIDKELKVEGDLRREISMSIKRLMDIGAYRGLRHRKGLPVRGQRTSTNARTRKGPRRAVASKKK
- the rpsK gene encoding 30S ribosomal protein S11 yields the protein MAKTVRKTGKKKEKKNITEGVAHIQSTFNNTIVTITDLSGNVIAWSSSGTEGFKGSRKSTPFAAQMAAESAVKKAKEHGLRNVQVFVKGPGAGRESALRSLQLAGLKISLIRDVTPVPHNGCRPPKRRRV
- the rpsD gene encoding 30S ribosomal protein S4; translation: MARYLDSACRLCRREGLKLFLKGDRCYSEKCAFERRGYAPGDHGQMRRKQPSDYGIQLREKQKLKRMYGLLEKQFHGSFETAEKKKGITGANLLIGLERRLDNMVFRMGFASSRNEARQLVTHRHFLVNGKAVNIPSYLLKAGDEITLKEKSRKVACILEAMGTVARRGVPQWLALNKEGFQASVKMLPTREELTMPVQEQLVVELYSK
- a CDS encoding DNA-directed RNA polymerase subunit alpha, with translation MQKNWDSLIRPKRIDIDESTHTRFYGEFSCQPLERGFGITLGNALRRVLLSSIQGAAIVSLQIDGVLHEFSTVPGVKEDVTDIILNLKGVRMKIHQDGPQEIRIDAKKAGVVTAGDIITDGTVEILNPDHHIATLSGEAPFRALMVAKMGKGYIPAGSGKDIDQPEGVINMDALFSPVTKVNYTVTYARVGQIADYDRLILEVWTDGSVLPEDAVAYSAKILKYQLDILINFDEADEEEEQRGAEEGGTINDQLLRQVDELELSVRSANCLKNAGINMIGELVQKSEAEMLKTKNFGRKSLSEIKEVLGELGLGFGMKLG
- the rplQ gene encoding 50S ribosomal protein L17; translation: MKPAPADLGGKGRIVMLYGKSGSKLGRTTSHKKAMLRNMATSIIKYEKIRTTDSKAREIKRVADKLVTLGKRGDLHARRQAASFVRDRAMVGKLFDELSARYRDRAGGYTRVIKVGCRIGDNAPMSIVEFIQ
- a CDS encoding 3',5'-cyclic-nucleotide phosphodiesterase; protein product: MEIRVLGCHGSQLPGYNTTCFLLDGKILLDGGTITSVLTAEEQLNIEYVFVTHAHLDHISDIMFLADNLCYSQRERPLVVLSTPQIIATLRYYLFNGVIWPDFSGIPSAENPVIKFEAISPGGTVTTAGLDITAVKVSHSVETVGYVIEADEGTVIFMGDTGPTDEIWRIARKKKKKLQAVFIETSLPNDMQTLADMTGHLTPASLEQELSKLGDLNVPIYLYHMKTHLQEVIREELALLMNDNLRVLEDGQILQIGAL
- a CDS encoding bifunctional folylpolyglutamate synthase/dihydrofolate synthase, producing the protein MTTPGDYLSQLNSSIIRLGLGPVRKLLASLHNPQNRYASVLIGGTNGKGSIAATTAAIMQAAGYRVGLYTSPHLIDIRERIRVNGDMIAVNELDGLIDEVRGQVGEEITYFEFLTAVAFLYFYRRQVEVAILEVGLGGRLDATNVVIPVLSVISNISLEHGDYLGKGLANIAREKGGIIPVGGVCVTAARQKPVREILAGICLDRQAQLYQLGRDISVRRHHDGTFSYRGIKKNYPRLACSLRGRHQVENTALALAAIELLADRGGLPVSDAAVYRGMQNTRWEGRLEVLQSDPQIIVDGGHNPAGIAVLGRALREDFSYRRLILIFGVLRDKNFQLMLKKIAPLADVVIITRPDTARAVPPGELTAAARLYCDHVEIVADTRQALYRAMAVAAREDLICVAGSLYLIGEIKQAYAATHA
- the lptD gene encoding LPS assembly protein LptD; the encoded protein is MNKIFPWHFICFLTIVFWGAAFSGWALEGLPTTGGPFTIEADRISYDQGEDIYRASGQVSIVFSGGTLRADSVMLAKGSNTASAEGRVRLQTASDLLEGDKVDFDLTTNTGVVSYGKMFIARNHFYLKGDKIEKRGEATYRIQGACLTTCDGETPDWRLTAREMDVTVDGYGKLRDGKFFAKDVPILYLPYFIFPAKTTRQTGFLFPRLAYSRDKLGWDTEIPFYVAISNSTDATFYQRYMDKRGFKEGAEFRYFLNKDSYGTIYGDYLRDSAQITEQAGALSRDWQTPQNRWSFYLQNYTALQPGLYLRADIAKVSDKWYFRDFSSHNYYQDHYAQNSDERFRRVSFTADESLAFLESKVRLVKDWSLYNLTALLSYTDDLTRNSNDATLQKYPEITLSGVKQSFLGTPVNFVLNASYSGNYRQAGQGGNLGDVKPVFSLPLDVGGFFSLIPEAEVRGSFWERNDDLVTDDNKRGQRTAYRLGMDATTSFFRDFTLAGQAKDPTKGSTKDPVMDKIRHEIKPELIYTYLPYVEQTDLPDFADVIAEQHSVTAAITNTLVARMKDKNGATSYQEILRFKVAQGYDIKEARRNGNGSVAPRRPFGGVDMELDLTPSAVIAFYVRNRLNVNSGRWEKSNYDLKMTDTRGDTATIGYRYTADLLEGINLSFRAFVTKSLDLSYELKRNLFDGQDISNVVGFNYSRQCWSIGLSFADAASDRTVMLSFSLNGLGGVGKK